GTCCAGAACTTTTATCATTATGTGGAGTGGAGACCGCAAGAAGAGCCCAGGTGAGTCTGGCCTAAACCTCAATCTACACCCATAAATAAAACGATTTTGAAGGTCTTATTGTTTTTGTAGGTCATTTTACATTTGCATCTCCTTCTTCTGTATCTTATATCTCTGACTCTGTCTGTGCAtctttctgtgtgtgtatcagtgtctATAAAGATGAAAGTGGACCGAAGCACTGGGCTAATCTTCGGTACGAGCACGTGATGAAACTCCGTCAGGCAGCTCTTGAAACCGCACGTGAGATGTGGGCCGACTACTTCCTGGTACGTCTTATATAAATCCTGCTAGTCCTGTTTGACTCTGTGACTATAGTTTTAACATATTTCCCTGAACTTAAACCAGCTACCCTCATCTTTAGCTTTGAAATGCTGTTTACGATCAAATTTACTTCCCTAATGTGAAGTTTTTTGAGGAAAATCAGTTTCAGTGAGCAGAAAATTTTTAAATGGGACTTTCATTTATCCATGAGGAACTGATTCGATGGTATAAAGTGTCTCTATATGACATGTGGTTCAAACATAAGAGGAGTTGATTAGAGGTGAACTGTTGGGGATACCTATAACTAAGGTGGCggaaaaggccgataaccgatGAATCGTTTTGGTGCATAACgctggacttttaactataaacaagcccgaaacacactggggacttcttgctgataactgatagttccaaaaagcaactatcagcatgGATTAATCGTAAAAGCAATATATCGGTCTACATCAAGAATTAATGTCAACTGGAAAGTAAAGGAATTTCACTTTAAAGCCAATCAGAGGATTTCGTTTTTAGAGTCGCTCTGTCCTGCGGTGACTcattgaaatacacacacacacacacacacacatatggatattaaatatactgtatgtgtgtgaagtTCATCTAAAGTTAGAAATACTGTTTAGTTCTGGAGGGGGATATTTAGGACTTTATTTCTGATATTCTGGTCTAGCAGTGGTTCTAGAGCTCTTTGATTAGCTCtttcttgtatttattttattatgtatttatttatatcattcagataattaaaatacagtgcATTACATTAGTAACTGTACAGCATTGCTTGGGTAACACAAAAAGTGCCTTTCAGTGaccatattttgtttatttccatatcattgaacacaaACCTATAAGTCAGCAGTTCAGagcaatccattttgtaattaaattaatcaatctGTCCAAGATAGATTTGTAATAAAAGCTTTTCTTAGGACAAatttacactgatgagccaaaacattatgcctAAACACGCTCTGCGTGCTGCCAAAATAGCTCCGATCCGGGGAtgtatggactctacaagacccctgaaggtgtcctgtgtgtatctggcaccaagacatcagcagcagatccttcaagtcctgtaagttgtgaggtggagccgccatggatcggacttgttggtcgagcacatcccacagatgttcagttggattgagatctgaggaattttgaggccaggacaacaccttgaactcttcatcatgttcctcaaaccattcctggacaatgtgtgcagtgtggcattaTCCTGCTCAAGGAGGccaatgccatcagggaataccattgccatgaaggggtgtatctggtctgcaatgatgtttaggtaggtggcacatgtcaaattgaagtccacatgaatggccggacccagtgtttcccagcagaacttTTTCGAAagtatcacactccctccaccgacTTGTTGTCTTcgacgtgatgtaaaagaaagcaGGACTCTTCAGATCagatgaccttcttccactgctccaaggtccagttccgatggtcattgtaggtgcttttgacgGTGGACGggacatcatgggcactctgaccgttCTGCAGCTATGCACCCCTATACGCAGCAGGATGAGATGCACTATGTGTCGTGACACATTCCTCCTATAAccttcattaaaatgttctgtgacttgtgctTCAGTAGACCACCTTTCGGTTTGGGCCAGACAGGATAGTCTTCATTGCCATCGCGCatagatgagccttgggcacccagaCAGCAGTGGTGAGTATCTACCGACAGTGGTCTTAGGAGGGACAACCCACAAACAGCCGCAgatgtctggccataacaatttggtccttgttaaagttgctcaggtctttactcctttacgctttgttttataaaattaatcacactgaatgaaTGCGATAAATCGACACCCCtagtcaaaattaatttgtgttccaaagaaacaAAAGAACACCATACggttttggaacaatatgagggcgaGGCAAAAAACAACtattgaactattccttaaagtttctctctttctttctagtTGGTGGACTGTGATAATTTACTGACGAATCGTGACGTTTTATGGAAGTTAATGAATGAGAACAAGACGATCGTTGCACCGATGCTGGAGTCCAGAGCAGCGTACTCCAACTTCTGGTGTGGAATGACATCACAGGTGTGTCCGAGAGACAGAAAGTGAACTGAAGATGAATATATACTCACAAAAGCTCTTATATCTTAGatgatgtttgtttgttgtgtttgaaGGGTTACTACAAGCGTACTCCAGCGTACATGCCCATCAGGCGGCAGGAGAAGAAGGGTTGTTTTGCTGTTCCAATGGTTCACTCCACCTTCCTGGTGGATCTGAGGAAGCAGGCCTCCCGTGAGCTCAACTTCCACCCCCCTCACCCCGACTACAGCTGGGCCTTCGATGACATCATCATATTCGCCTTCTCTGCGCGGATGGCAGGTGTGTCTCAACTGAGTATCTGTGCTGGATCCTGGTCATCATTTATTAATATCTGTGAAATGCCTCATATGTATATGTtgaagtaaatatttattttaggtatTATGTTAAAAGTGTACGACAGAGAATTTCTCGTttgaaattaacaaaataattggTGGGGAAATTTTGCGGGGATTTGGTTTTGATTTGGCAGGGAAATTTCAGGCTTATGTCAGTTGTCCTAGCATGTTTACTCCTTGTCCATAAAAAGAAAAAGACGGTCTGGTGGCAGATATGCTACTTGCTTGCTCAGATGACGTATTTTTCGGGTATACGACTTGTCGGACATTCCTTTTACTATTATTGACTCTTGGTGTAGCTACTCCGATCCGCTCTGATAGAATTAACACTGGCAAACATGAGGATGCCTCGAACCATCacattcattcacaaaaatgcacaaatgacggagaaaaaaaaataatgttccgCTGCGAAAAACTTAtgtttcagccacagatgtcagtAGAGATCCCAGAATTCTGCTAAAAAACCAAGACATCACGCATTGAATTGGGCAGAACGCAGGTGTCCccagtttttttttacttcacgCATCAtctaaacaatatcacactctgGGGCGAGACACCTGAAAAAACAGCTAGACGTGTTGCCACAGTCAAaccgcatgtttacataggaaacaATTGGAAAAACGCCGTGGACAgacacaaaaatgcaaaaaatcccCTTAGATTGTTCTTCATGTTGTAGTTCCTTACCTCTTCAACTCTACAGACTGCTGGTGGATATCTGAACTTTTTAAGAATACCATCAGATGCATTTAAGTTatgtaacatacaaaaataaagcCTGAAATCCACAGCATTGCAAATGAGCGCCACCTTGAGGCGATGTATAAACATGAGTAttttcacactggacttcaataGGCAAGTGACGTATCAAATAAAAGCTCTGATTGTCAGGAATAtaactgtacagtttattttgttgccctaacaCTATAGTTGgaatgattatcaaaagaatcacGATTTTGATATTGACAGTTACAACAGatacagtataaataaaacaaaaaaagcacctttttatgtgctaaatgtttatttatttaaactttctTCAGATGTCCAGATGTACATCTGCAACATGGAGACTTATGGGTATTTTCCTGTACCCCTACGCTCCCATAATACCCTGCAGGACGAGGCGGACAGTTTTCTGCACTCGCAGCTTGAAGTGATGGGTGAGTCACATGACCAAACAGATCTGATTGTTTGCCCTGTACGTTCCCTTCCAGTTGCTCGTTGTTGATTATTGCATATGTGTTTTCTCTGCAGTACGTGGTCATCCATCAGAACCCTCTGTGTATCTTTCTCTGCCTCCTAAACGGCCTGATAAAATGGGTTTTGATGAGGTGAGAAGCACATCCACGGTTACTGTTAAATCGCATGAGATATTGTTGCTTGTTTCAGAGAATGTAGCGCATGTTCAATTAAGTTTATTCTTTTAGTTTAGTTCTAGTTTTGTAACATTGCTCGCTTGCAGTGTATTTGCACTTGCTTCTGTTGCCTTAATAAAATAACATATCATGTCATTATTTCTGAATGGGTTCGATCTGTGTTCAGGTGTTTATGATTAATCTGTTGAGACGTTCTGACCGGAGAGAGCGCATGTTGAGAACTCTATATGAACAAGAGATCACTTGCAAGATCATTGCTGCTGTGGATGGCAAGTATGTtaaacactcgcacacacacgtgAACACGCTCTCAGCACATCAGCAAACAGACCTGCCCACAATCCCCCTCTCTCACCTCTTTGTTACCCTAATACACAGCTGACAAAACACGTGATGTGTCTCTCAGGGCGTTGAATACGAGTCAGATTGAGGCGATGGGTATCGAGATGATGCCTGGATACAGCGATCCGTATCATGGCAGGCCACTCACCAAAGGAGAGCTTGGCTGCTTCCTGTCTCATTTCAACATCTGGACGGAGGTGAGTGTGTGAAGATACTGGCAGATGTTCAGCGGCACACTTCTGATGTTCCCGCACAGACGGGGAAAAAAAGTACGGAAAAAAGCTTGATTTCATCAGTCAGAGCTGATCGAATGATCACTTCAGCAGGAGTATATACAATGGTCCAGtgatttttcaaaatgatatcatGTATCCTTTTAATCATGtttcatttgtataataaatagtttataatgcattatttgtAGATTGTAGAACGTGGGCTGAAGATGTCTCTGCTGATTGAAGATGATCTGCGCTTTGAGGTTTTCTTCAAGCGACGCCTGCAGAATCTAATGCAGGAGATCCAGACGCAGGGGTTGGACTGGGATTTAATGTAAGAAAACACTCCTGAAATATCCCCATACACACCGCACACAATAGCACACTGGCTGGAGAGGTGCAGCGCAATCTCTGATGGCCAACATGAAGTTCAATTCTAACCCTGTTGTCTTTGTCGTATATGCTCAGTTATATCGGACGGAAGAGGATGCAGGTGGACCATCCTGAGAAGTCTGTACCCAAAATTCACAACCTTGTTGAAGCAGATTACTCTTACTGGACACTAGGATACATGATCTCATTACAAGGAGCACAGAAGCTTCTGAGAGCTGAACCTCTGAAGAGGATGCTGCCAGTGGACGAGTTCCTGCCTGTCATGTACAACAAACACCCGATGTGAGAGATCTATCTACCTATCGTTTGATCTATATGTCTATCGTTCGTTCGatcatttgtttgtttgggtGTTAAAGCTTTCTAATTTTCTATCATTCTTTTGTTTCTGTCGTTCTGTTTAtcattcatttgttcattctATCATTTGTGCGTTTAGCCTATTGTTCATTCTGTCATTCTACCCATTTATCACACTATCGTCTATCATTCTGTCTATTGTAATCTAGAAATACATTTGACTACCATTTTGCATGTCTGTTTTCTATtgttctatctatcaatctattgTTCCAATAATGTTTaattctatctatcaatctaccTTTCTTTTTACCCATTGTATCTGCCCATCTGTCAAATATGCTATAATTCTATTGTTCTATCGTCATTAATTTATTGCCTTTCCTCTCCAGTGAGGAGTACATGTCTCACTTTGAGCGGCGAGATCTGCGGGCGTTCTCTGCCGAACCTCTGCTTGTGTACCCCACACATTACACAGGTGACCCGGGCTACATCAGCGACACCGAAACCTCCACCGTCTGGGATAATGAAACCGTGCGCACAGACTGGGATCGAGCACGCTCGGGAAAGAGCCTCGAGCAGGAAGAACTGAGTTCTGAGGCGCAGAACACTGACGTACTCCAGTCTTCGCTTGACAGCACGGCCCGAGATGAACTCTAGAACCGGTCGGCTAACACACTGTAATTCATCTACGCAAACCTTTTACAAGGAcatcaacaaatatttttaatggtGAAAAGGAATTTGTGAAGCGGAACcctgcaaaaatcatatttttttattcgtttttttacCAAtttacctgtaaaaaaaaaaaaaaaaatccagatatCCTTTAAACAAGGTACATTTACTTGACGAGCAACTCTAGTTAAGATATTGAAGACCTTTCCTGATTTcactgaatgtattttgaatattaGTGTCTTTTATCTTGTAGACTGAAAGATTTTTTTAACACTTGTTTTTACTCGTTTATGCCTAAAAATCGGTGGTTTTATAGTCAAGATAGATTCTTTGAAAGCAAGTCTCAATATCTTAAGCATTGTTGCTTATCAGGTGAATTTGATGTTTAGCTGTTTGTACTGGTAACCATATAATTTGCAGTTTTAAATGCTAGATCTGAGACCAAAAAGAAGCAGGACTTTCGGTTTAGAACTGAAAGTGCAGATGCTTTAGCAAATAGAAGAGACCAAATCAACTAAGAGTAGAGAGAGAATGAACTGAGCAGGTAAGGTGGAGGTCGCACACCCCAGGTCCTGGAGAGCCCATTAGTTTAAAACGTATGGAGATTGTTTCTGAAAACATCACTCCATATCGGTTGCCATTTGTTcaacactccaaaaaaaaaaaaaaagccatacaTTAGATGGGATATATTACCATAATACCCCTATTGAGACAGACTGTGAACTGATTTAGCTGAAATGCTTGATTGTCAAATGGGTGAAATAATGGTCAGTTCAGTCAATGTGAGGCTAGCTGTATTTTAAACTGATCTCATGGTCAAGTAGATATAGATTAGCATGATGCTCTGGTGAAATATACATGTacttttaacactttattttccTTCATTGCCTCATTGAGagcataaaataagtgtttttgtGATCAGTATTGTGAGTATATACTCAATGTGTAAAGCTGTTTCTATTATATGTGAATCAAAGTAGAGTTGTGCCAAGATTAAGGTAGAAATCATCGAGATTTTCTCGTATCAGCATTAGGTCAGGTTTTATGTGATGTATGTTAGATAACCCTGCTTGCAGATGACTAATTTATTGCTTGTTCGGCTGAGAGTTTTAATCCTCATCATCAGTGTAAATACAGAACTGACGGGTCACTCTGTGTAATGATGTGAACGTCTGCCTTATTTGGcttcttttactttttctttcttttttgccttAAGAGATTTATTTGGGAGAATGAAATGCTATTTAATGCAATCCTTTTTCTCTCTCAACGCTAGCAAAGAAATGCTTGTGAGGCAATCTAATGTCTACATTACACATGTTGTGCTAACTCAAGAAATGTAAGTGACTTACGGTTAGTTATGAGTAAACGTTGCTTttatggatcaatatttactcatTACATGTTTCCTGTGGCTAATATGTCTCCAAAATGTGCCTTTTATACCATTAAACTGGATTTACCGTACAAGAGAGAACTCCAATTTGTTTGTGTCTTGGAGAggtttgagttccacagaagaacatCATCATAAATGATGGctgagttttcattttggggagcCTTCCTTTAAAACTTGCATTCAGTCCCTCTCTGTTCAACTATCTCTCGATTAGAATGCTTCTTTGTGACAAACTCATTATCCTTACACAGAGAAGATCACGATTCATTTTCAAGAAGAAAATATCGATGTAATGTAAGTAAACGATTTGGCAGATGCTTGTATCATGTTCGATGAATCACCCCAAGACTCTTTAACTTATACTCTCCATTTTTCACTCATCCAAATGTAATAGGATTATGACTTTGGCTCTATAAAGATTATGAGGTCTGCTCGTGACATGCACTCAGATAAACAGCTTATCTCTGACTAGAATGCACATAAACCGTCTCACACTTCGACAGAATGATCGACGCTCTCTGGTGTTCGGATTTAACCATGTAAGAAACACGCGGGAAACGGTGAAGATGACAACAACACCATTGAGATCCAGAAAGTGAAGCTCATGGTCAGTTCACTTGTGATCTACACACTCTAGTCTGAGGGACAAGATACTTGAGGTGAGGTGTTTGGATCTGATGCGTCAAAAATTGGAAAATGTTTTCTGAAAAAATACTCCCTAGTTTATTCAGAACAAAATGTGGATAAAACTGATCTGCTGCATACACTGTAGCTCAAAGAATCCATTTATTTGCCAAACATGTAGAAAATGAAAAGAAGGTACAAATGAATGAGTGTAAGAGTAGATAATGTACACAAGATGTAATCAATATCACTCGTATTTGACATGCAGGTTCACAgaatgtcattattattataacttaattgaaTAAAAGGTAATAATCAGCAATGTGCGTTCAAATATGTCCGTGCTAACCTCTTTGTAATAATGTATATCGACTTCGTATTTGTGCAGATAACCCTCAAAAAATCATTTGTAACCGTTTTGATGAGTTTAGATTTAACCATTGATGGACAACGCGGTCAACATCTCCGAACATAAATGCAGCAAAACCTTAAAGGACTGTGAAAACACATAAACCCCGGCGGCCGTTTGCGTTGGACATCTATGACAACTTCTTTGTGAACGcggaagtgtgaaaagggtccatcagAAGACTTTGAAGCGTTTCTTCAGCCCATATATGGGCAAAGGGAAGCTGAGAGCGTCAGTTTGAGAGCTGTCCATCTGTCACGTGAGCGCTAATTGCTACTGCTGCTTTTGACAACTAGCGCCGTAGCACCTGTTCAAAGTCAGTGTAACTGTTGGCTGACATcaaattttatatttcatttataatctCTGAAACTGAGACGCCATCCTACTCTATCTCTGATTATAATAGTCTCCAaggatatttgtgtgtgtgtgcgcgcgcacgcaTGGGTTTAGAAAGTGGGGCGCGTCTAAAACAACAATGTTTCACGGAAGTTCTAGAATGGCTAAGAttgcttacagcacttttaaatgtaacactgatcaaattaatgcagaagagcttttccaccatcgggctgaaCGGTCTCCAAAGCCAAGATAACTCATCTGTTTCTAGGTACCTTGCTACCTTaagttttaaaatacaaatttacctAAAGTTAATAAATATTAGTGTATGTTTAGTGTATAGTCAGCGTTTTTTATTATCAGGGAGGTATGTTAGGCAAGCTAGCTCATTAAAACCCACATGATATATCAAAATATTACTAATGTccataaatattcattttaactAATATGGGAACGTTTATCTTTCTGGTTGTGTAGATTGAATGATAGACGTTCTTGCATCAGAACCTAATGATCTGCTACTTTATTATGGACCATTGTGCCCTAGGTGACCACTTCCATTATATAGTATTGGCTGACCCTGATAGAAAGTTATGAAGTCAACAGCTAATTTCTGTAAAGCTTTAGTTACTCTCATTGTATAACACATCTGGGCAAGGGTTCAGAACATGACCACTCATGATCTCTCTCATCAGATCCTGTCATGGTAGACCTGTTCTTGGGGATGGTTTGGTGAAGAACAATAAGACAAAGATGAGCTGGACACCGAGTGCGAGATCATCCTGCGTCTTCAGAACCGGATTCTCATGCTGTTCTTTGTTTCTGTTGAATGTGAGAAGTGGACTTCTATAAGAAACTAATGGATGAGTTCTATGTGGAGCGCTCGGCACAGCTCGTTCTGTTATACATCTCTCTGGACTCATCAGAGGAGGAGCAGTAGAAGTTATTGAGAGAGCTGCCCAAACGCTGCCTGTTCCTGCCCTACGAAGACACCAACAG
This DNA window, taken from Xyrauchen texanus isolate HMW12.3.18 chromosome 5, RBS_HiC_50CHRs, whole genome shotgun sequence, encodes the following:
- the colgalt1b gene encoding procollagen galactosyltransferase 1 — protein: MHLLFLFLLLLWTGPACGYFPEERWSPESALLAPRVLLALVCRNSAHSLPHVLGAIDRLEYPKDRMAMWVATDHNSDNTTAILREWLINVQNFYHYVEWRPQEEPSVYKDESGPKHWANLRYEHVMKLRQAALETAREMWADYFLLVDCDNLLTNRDVLWKLMNENKTIVAPMLESRAAYSNFWCGMTSQGYYKRTPAYMPIRRQEKKGCFAVPMVHSTFLVDLRKQASRELNFHPPHPDYSWAFDDIIIFAFSARMADVQMYICNMETYGYFPVPLRSHNTLQDEADSFLHSQLEVMVRGHPSEPSVYLSLPPKRPDKMGFDEVFMINLLRRSDRRERMLRTLYEQEITCKIIAAVDGKALNTSQIEAMGIEMMPGYSDPYHGRPLTKGELGCFLSHFNIWTEIVERGLKMSLLIEDDLRFEVFFKRRLQNLMQEIQTQGLDWDLIYIGRKRMQVDHPEKSVPKIHNLVEADYSYWTLGYMISLQGAQKLLRAEPLKRMLPVDEFLPVMYNKHPIEEYMSHFERRDLRAFSAEPLLVYPTHYTGDPGYISDTETSTVWDNETVRTDWDRARSGKSLEQEELSSEAQNTDVLQSSLDSTARDEL